The following proteins are encoded in a genomic region of Montipora foliosa isolate CH-2021 chromosome 8, ASM3666993v2, whole genome shotgun sequence:
- the LOC137968975 gene encoding uncharacterized protein, protein MDLTFTVYRDALFKVILLFAFGEVTANFVSHGNAICKIQNGSFQGSEVEVNTHEDVSFNCSVVPQGAHASTIRWTRGQRIYKKDVKSVPGLWSSLRIDSVGIKDDGKYICEVTTDTQRDLCTVTLHVNSPPLLSRDSGSFTTTPQVLPEGDSSVFHCYANGWPAPSFAWLKEGKKIKSGDAMNSLVLTTRLGGLDLEIFYVRQKEHAGRYTCVAYNKFGKKRHNILLSVLDTFPIVPPEVHTSVSQVTKHKNEDALLTCAGQNTPDTSSVISWIFNGTSLPLGTDDNVHHVIDYIYFVEGYIPKVNFSLLIRNVTERDTGSYTCEVLTLKGVDSDTIFLRLVKANEQHGTIRNNALLIPLLLASAGILCGLATAIIAHRVRRKRRRHVKGDLPLKDFQYDVFISFSSLDQHWVLDNLAPVLDRKRISYCIHSRDFVVGKAIIENIADSVYNSRKVLAVISKNYMDSRFCREELEMALYRCTEMADSSLILIRVDGVDHKRLPKTLRRRTFLDYSCATERIMWEERLLKQIANGKEGSRIEICVSSNSTDELINC, encoded by the exons ATGGATTTGACATTTACGGTTTATCGAGACGCCTTATTTAAAGTAATTCTCCTTTTTGCCTTTGGTGAGG TCACAGCAAACTTTGTTTCACACGGAAATGCCATCTGCAAAATACAAAACGGAAGTTTTCAAGGAAGTGAAGTAGAAGTGAATACCCACGAGGATGTATCTTTTAACTGTTCTGTGGTACCACAAGGCGCGCACGCAAGCACAATCAGGTGGACAAGAGGACAGCGGATCTATAAAAAGGATGTAAAATCGGTCCCTGGCCTCTGGTCGAGTTTGAGAATAGACAGTGTTGGTATCAAAGACGATGGGAAGTACATATGTGAGGTAACCACGGACACACAAAGAGATCTCTGCACAGTAACTCTTCATGTCAACT CCCCACCCCTTCTTTCAAGAGACAGTGGATCCTTCACCACTACTCCTCAGGTCCTGCCAGAAGGGGATAGTTCCGTGTTCCATTGCTACGCTAACGGCTGGCCTGCGCCTTCATTTGCCTGGTTGAAAGAGGGGAAGAAGATCAAAAGCGGCGACGCTATGAACTCATTGGTGCTAACAACAAGACTCGGAGGTTTGGACTTGGAGATCTTCTACGTCAGGCAAAAGGAACACGCGGGACGGTATACGTGTGTGGCATACAACAAGTTTGGCAAAAAGAGGCATAATATTCTTCTATCAGTTTTAG ATACGTTTCCGATCGTGCCGCCGGAAGTCCACACATCTGTCAGTCAAGTAACGAAGCACAAGAATGAAGACGCGCTTTTGACATGCGCAGGGCAAAACACTCCGGATACAAGCTCAGTAATCTCTTGGATCTTCAATGGTACATCGTTGCCCCTTGGAACTGATGATAACGTTCACCACGTGATCGACTACATTTATTTTGTGGAAGGATATATTCCCAAAGTGAACTTTTCTCTTTTAATAAGAAATGTAACAGAACGAGACACGGGTTCGTATACCTGCGAGGTTCTCACACTCAAAGGCGTCGACTCAGACACGATCTTCCTACGACTTGTCAAAGcaa ATGAACAACATGGGACCATAAGAAACAATGCCTTACTTATACCGCTATTACTGGCAAGCGCTGGAATCCTTTGTGGCCTAGCAACTGCTATTATCGCACACAGAGTAAGGAGGAAGAGAAGAAGACACGTAAAAG GTGATTTACCATTAAAGGATTTTCAGTATGACGTCTTTATCAGTTTTAGTTCCCTCGATCAACACTGGGTGTTAGACAACCTTGCTCCAGTGCTGGATAGGAAACGAATCAGCTACTGCATCCACAGTCGGGACTTTGTAGTGGGCAAAGCGATAATTGAAAATATTGCGGACAGCGTGTACAACAGCAGGAAAGTGTTGGCTGTTATTTCCAAGAATTATATGGACAGTAGGTTTTGCCGCGAGGAATTGGAAATGGCCTTGTATCGTTGTACGGAGATGGCGGACTCTTCGTTGATACTCATACGTGTGGATGGTGTCGACCACAAACGTCTTCCTAAAACTTTAAGGAGGCGAACGTTCTTGGATTATTCGTGTGCAACGGAGAGGATCATGTGGGAGGAAAGATTGttgaaacaaattgcaaacgGAAAGGAAGGGTCCAGAATCGAGATATGCGTGTCAAGTAATTCAACTGATGAACTTATCAACTGTTAA
- the LOC137968981 gene encoding testican-2-like — translation MLLRFLPIGLCMMYLHAVGAERSLATKKDPCYNVFCTKGRMCKVNSDLSTTCVCPVVCPDDYSPVCSVYLREFNNTCKLHKFACRVGILMGIERKEQCDFKDYEREPCPVSSLLQFHDRYLEYLRVAKDQSDPSYDPGFWDISRLTYEERKDIIEWEFNIQDKNSNDILDPDEIEAMLIPFEDCMIGFMKSCDYDHNPGISRVEWNTCFPPIVPELHEEEVEV, via the exons ATGCTCCTTAGATTCTTGCCTATCGGGCTCTGTATGATGTATTTACATGCAGTG GGCGCTGAAAGATCATTGGCAACCAAAAAAG ATCCTTGTTATAATGTCTTTTGCACCAAAGGGCGCATGTGTAAAGTGAACTCGGATCTTTCCACTACTTGCGTATGTCCAGTGGTTTGTCCCGACGATTACAGTCCTGTATGTAGCGTTTACCTGAGGGAGTTCAACAACACGTGCAAACTTCACAAGTTTGCTTGCCGTGTCGGCATTTTGATGGGAATTGAACGGAAAGAACAGTGCGATTTCAAAG attATGAGCGGGAACCGTGTCCAGTGTCCAGTCTGTTACAATTCCATGATCGATACCTCGAATACCTGAGGGTGGCAAAGGATCAGTCGGATCCCTCTTATGACCCAGGATTTTGGGATATATCGAGGTTGACGTACGAGGAAAGGAAAGATATCATTGAG tggGAATTCAACATCCAAGACAAGAACAGCAATGATATTCTCGACCCAGACGAGATCGAGGCTATGCTTATCCCATTTGAGGACTGCATGATTGGATTCATGAAGTCATGTGACTACGATCATAATCCGGGAATCAGCAGAGTAGAATGGAACACCTGTTTCCCGCCAATTGTGCCGG AGCTCCACGAAGAGGAAGTAGAAGTGTGA